Proteins encoded within one genomic window of Episyrphus balteatus chromosome 1, idEpiBalt1.1, whole genome shotgun sequence:
- the LOC129921135 gene encoding uncharacterized protein LOC129921135, giving the protein MCGTSKQPDNTKMYTIDKLCCMDLPTGAAAYGWFSIFYSIITAIYSLFDANIKGIIWYTIIGVGVAVLLIIAVRQRSHILLLPWLGANAFQIVIITPIALIFIIWDNISKFSVLFFSLITLILLTAFLCYVWIGIYSLYLIFQSEKQTGTTRERV; this is encoded by the exons gAACTTCCAAACAACCTgacaatacaaaaatgtatacaattgACAAATTATGTTGTATGGACCTTCCAACTGGAGCCGCTGCCTATGGAtggttttcaatattttattcaataatCACAGCTATTTACAGCCTATTTGATGCCAATATAAAAGGAATAATATGGTATACTATTATTGGTGTTGGCGTTGCCGTTTTACTTATAATTGCAGTTAGACag AGATCACATATTCTGCTTTTACCATGGTTAGGTGCGAATGCCTTTCAGATTGTTATTATTACACCAATTGcgttaatttttatcatatggGATAATATTAGCAAATTTtctgttctatttttttctttaataacaTTAATTCTTTTAACAg cttttCTCTGTTACGTATGGATTGGAATTTACTCACTTTATCTTATATTTCAAAGTGAAAAACAAACTGGAACAACGAGAGAACGAGTTTAA